In the genome of Leptolyngbya subtilissima AS-A7, one region contains:
- a CDS encoding DUF2834 domain-containing protein: protein MPGTLIRQAIYAALTLIGFIWTNYYLVQFTIATKGEFTATNLLNFDLSAFIEQVWANPASSFVAVDLTIALLLVITFIVSEGRRLKLRLWGIYIVLMFAISFAFGFALFMFVRERKLAETASNLTA, encoded by the coding sequence ATGCCCGGAACTCTCATTCGTCAAGCTATCTATGCCGCGCTGACCCTAATCGGCTTCATCTGGACAAACTACTACCTAGTTCAGTTCACCATTGCCACCAAGGGTGAGTTCACCGCCACCAACCTGCTAAATTTTGACCTGTCTGCCTTTATCGAGCAGGTCTGGGCTAACCCGGCCTCTAGCTTTGTTGCCGTCGATCTCACCATTGCGCTGCTGCTGGTGATCACGTTTATTGTGTCGGAGGGGCGGCGGCTGAAACTCAGGCTTTGGGGCATTTATATTGTCCTGATGTTTGCGATCTCCTTTGCCTTTGGCTTTGCTCTATTTATGTTTGTGCGTGAGCGCAAGCTGGCCGAAACTGCGTCTAACCTCACAGCTTGA
- a CDS encoding SDR family oxidoreductase, protein MTTPLHVLVTGATGRTGAIAVQKLQQRPEQFVAKGFARSEAKVQDLFGTMEGFYVGDVSDRDRLQAALAGCDALLILTSAIPQMKAPPEPGQRPEFTYPEGGTPEQVDYHGQINQIEAAKAAGVKHIVLVGSMGGTNEQHPLNRMANGNILIWKRKAEAYLIDSGLDYTIIRAGGLQDQPGGQRELIVGKDDQLLANPPDGISTSIPRADVAEVVVQALLAPTARNKAFDVISKPEGTPGAVVTTDFDALFAQATPGL, encoded by the coding sequence ATGACCACACCTCTCCACGTTTTAGTCACTGGCGCCACCGGGCGCACCGGGGCGATCGCTGTCCAAAAACTTCAGCAGCGGCCAGAGCAGTTTGTGGCCAAAGGCTTTGCCCGCTCTGAGGCGAAGGTGCAAGACCTGTTTGGCACAATGGAAGGGTTTTATGTGGGGGATGTGAGCGATCGCGATCGACTCCAAGCCGCGCTGGCCGGCTGCGATGCCCTGCTGATTCTCACTAGTGCCATACCTCAAATGAAAGCTCCACCAGAGCCGGGACAGCGGCCAGAGTTCACCTACCCCGAGGGGGGAACGCCCGAACAGGTTGACTACCACGGCCAGATCAACCAGATTGAAGCCGCGAAAGCTGCCGGAGTAAAGCACATCGTTCTAGTCGGTTCCATGGGTGGCACCAATGAGCAACACCCTCTCAACCGCATGGCCAACGGCAACATTCTGATTTGGAAGCGCAAGGCAGAAGCCTATTTGATCGACTCTGGCCTCGACTACACCATCATTCGGGCGGGGGGGCTGCAAGATCAGCCGGGCGGCCAGCGAGAGCTGATTGTCGGCAAAGATGACCAGCTGCTGGCCAATCCTCCTGACGGCATTTCCACCTCCATTCCCCGCGCTGATGTGGCAGAGGTGGTGGTGCAAGCGTTGCTAGCGCCCACCGCCCGCAATAAAGCCTTTGACGTGATCTCTAAACCAGAGGGCACGCCCGGAGCTGTAGTTACCACAGATTTTGACGCTCTCTTTGCCCAAGCCACCCCAGGCCTGTAG